The DNA segment TACTTACTTGATGGAAAAGAGCGAAAAGACTAACATGGCGTACTTTTGTCAATTTCAGATATATAATTAGTTCAATTGAAATCTCGAAAACTATTTTAATGCATGCAACTAATCTAAGATACCACTTTGGAATTTAACTCTCCCAATGCcattaatagaatattctaaTACTACACTACACCATTCTAAAAGATATCACCCTGGCCTCCTCAAACATAAGAGCACGAGATATCTCATTATAAAAGTGCTAAAGAAGCAGACATATAAAACCGAATTCAAGACATTGATTAATACAAGTTTATCATTGTCTTATGATAATTTTGTTTTGCCAGCACCACCCTTTGAGTTTGTATAGCCTTAAGTGCTTAACATCCAATCCATGATGCTTGTGATAAGTATAATTCCTTATGCTAGATACCTTAACTCTAAAAATTAGCTATTAATATAACCCAACATTATTTTCAAAAGCTGCACCAtagctttgattttatttggaCTAATAGTCATTGATAACCATTTGATCCAACATGTTCCAAATacaccaagaacaaaatccATGCTAAGAAATTTCCAATTTTACAAGAATACAACAAATCCAATTAAACATGTTTTGCATAACATTCTAGCATAGCTTAATCACTTCCTAATTAGCTGAAGTTGAAAGCTTGAATCAATAAGGTTTGCTatacaagtaaaaaaaatgaatcaaAGGTAGGAATATGATGAGTCATAGAACTTGCCTATCAGCAGCATCAGCAACAATGGGCAATCTTGGAATTTGACCCAACAAGCAGGAAGAAGAGCCATAGATCAAAGAcaccaagaggaacaagaagaCAGTACTATCCaagctcatcatcaaatccaaaCCAAAACCACTCCTTGGATTGAAAGTCCTCTCCAAAAGATCAGGGAAAATCAAGAGCACATCAAGAACAATGGCTTGCATTGTGTTGAACCTCACATACCTACTGAAATTTTGGTTCCTCACAACAACAAAGTAAAGTGTCAAAAATACAAGGAACCCATTAAAGGGGAAGCTTTTGAAAACCCTAATAGCAGGGAACAAGGGTTGAACAATGGCTTGAACAGGATAGAACTGATTGATGACATATTTACCATACTGAACCCCATCAAAGAAAGGGTAGAAGTAGCAGAGTGCAGAGATCAAACGGTCAGGAGCATCTGCTGAATCACTACCGTTGGATTTGGCCACTGTGAGGGTTCTGAGTTCATTGGTTTTTCTGATGAATCCCTTTGGAAGCAGCAAGTTTAGATTTTTTGTGGAGGAATGAAGGAAGGAATAATGAAGAAGTGGTTTTTTGTTGTGTGAGAAAGTGAGAGAAGAGAGGAGGAAGGTGGAGCTGgccatggaagaagaagaagaagaagaagaagaagaagaaaagttttGGTTTTTGGGGCCAACGAATTTGGAAGAGAAGATGAGGAAACCAGAGAAGAGACTTAATGTAAAATTAAAACCGCCTTTTATTTCCGTGCTTtaggattaataataataataataataataataataataataataataataatatatttctgCTATTCAATAATATGTTAAAAAGTTTAGTTAACGGGTGGTTAAAATGATTATTTGTAAAAGGAAAAGTACGTGGAACCAAAAGGGATCAAGGGATCAgccaaaacataaacaaaatcacattatacttaattaatttaattttatttaatttttaatatttgttattaattacCGTATCAGTTTTGAAATCACCCCTTCACTAACAAGTTGCAACAACCCAAAATCCACTCCTGGAATCACGGAACATCTCATCAAGCCCGATTCAAAATTCAGCTTCTTTTTAGTGAAGCCCGATTCAAGGTTTCTCTTCCCCTTGGTGATGCAATTCATCAGGATATGGTTTGGATGTCTGGAAATTTGAAGTGTGGATCGAAGGAAGTAGAGAAGTCAGGGACATTAGGGAGGGTGGTCTTGAACAAGGGTGGGTTGGAGTCTTCGTGGAATCCAAGGTCTTTCATGATGAAGTCCCAATCAAGATTGTACAGCACATGGTGCTCCAACTGGTCAAGACCCTCTTGCTGTGTGTTGGGTGCAGTAGCCACCAGCGCAGCCTTCTTAGGGGTGGGGCTTCTACACAGGTCCagcaccaaaaaaatatttatttaatatgaaaaaaaatatcttaatatttaacaaaagaaacatttaattatattttagcaaaaataattaaatatttataaaatttaaaaaatatatgaaatttttaaaaaaatagatattcacatttgcaatacaaaaaaattcgaaaaatatataaaagaacatccatttagtatgaaaaagaaacattctgataCTTAGTAGAAAAAACatctatatatattaactcgtagagattttgaattcatccaaagATTTTTGGCTAGGTTTTGACTGATATGCTTTTGGTTCCCTAGCTTTACtctttgtaaaattattttaaacgatttattttaataaatgtatataacaaatataattaaattcatttgtatttctaaataaatttcgtttacaatttaatatatattttagaataaatatgttagctaaattttatattaaaaggtttatatatttaaatggaatctaaaaaatacattaattctCAAACATATGAagaattcttcttttctttataaGTATCATATATATATGGAGAGATTATTATACCAGCACCACGACAAGTAATGAGTCCTTTTatattttggtaatttttttttttcatattcaaCGACACTTGATTTAAAACGATGATGAGTCAATTCATCTCAAttacattatattattttgttttatcatATGTAAATTATTATGGTAATTTTAATAGGCTAAATGACACTTCAATATAATTTCAGAGGAATGTTAGGGCCAATAATATAAGTGTTTTGtaatcattaattaatcattaataatatttttaataatagtggaagattattcatttttattttgatatttaaatgctaataaaaaattacaaaaattactaGTCTCTTATACTTTTCTATTATTTCATTTACAGTAATTATGTTAagatcattaaaaaatattttctgaaaAAATATATCATCATCCTCTTCAAAAGATAATTCGTTATTAGTTACACATTTTTAATTGCATATTTGCATCCAATGTGAATtctcttttcaattttcatagatattttaaaatgcaactttaaattaatcatcttataaaatattaaacaatacaaataaaatacaaattaaaaataaaataaaatgaagcaCTTAACGAGTCTCCAAAGAATAATGaacgaaaaaaagaagagaacgaAACAACGTAACATGAACCGCCATGGCTACATGGCCAAAACGAGAAAGACTGATAAAGCAAACAAGGTAACAGTAACACCCAATTTCGAACCCGAACCCTTATGATTCTCTTCGTCATTTTCAGATGGCTCTGAAATCCCCGTCGGAGAAGAACTCGCCGGAGCTGGAATCCTACTCTCTCCTGCATTTGGCGCTGGCACTGGTTCGGGTGTGGGGCCACTCTTTGGAGTCGGAGAATGAGCCACCGGTGACAGACCACTCTTTGGAGACGGAGGATAAGCTACCGGTGCCAGTGCCGGTGTTAAACTATGGTTCTGACGGCTGGGAGCCGGAGCCGGGGAATGAATCGTCGGAGAAACCGCTgctggtgttgttgccggagaCGGTGACGAAGGACCATATGAAGGAACCGTCGGAGTGGCGGATTTCGGCGGTAATGACGGAGACTTCGCAGGGGATGGGTGATGATATCTCGGAGAGTGCGCCGGAGAAGGTGACGGAGAATGGTGTTCATGGTGGCGTTTTGCTATAACAAGAGAATGCGAGAGGAAGAGCGAAACAATCAAAGAGAAAACCGCCACAATATTAAGACGCCGCATCATCATCGTAAGTGAATAATATGAGATTTTGGAACAAAACAATATTCGTAGAAATCAAACGTGTGTAATGTGTCTGTGTCTGAGTGAGAGTgttaatgtgtatatatataggaCTTAGTAGGAGAGTTGAACTTGAAACGGGGTGAATTGAACGTTGAAAATTGGCAATGGTTCGGTTCATGGATCAATCGGTGTGAATTATATTtggaaataaaaaattcaagtcTCTGATTACTTGCTTGATTCTCTCCATTCATATCTctgtttcaaataattttaatgacGGTGATTTATCTTCATCAATGATATGAGATGGATCCAGCAGATTATCTCTTTTTCTTCCACAGAACTTGTATCGtacaattgtttttttttttttcctgtcATTTAAAAGAGGTAACTCCTCTAAGTAATGCAAATAtctatggaaaaaaaaattcgatacctatttttttatgtttctatCTATGATGCACGACATTGGCACTGGCACTAACACCGGACACGTATTATACGGATACACCGACacgcaaattttaaaattttacatgacatgaaaatatgtatatatataaaatataaattatttgttaaataaattataatgatattttaatattttattgatattaaaatttttaattatttttaatgtcttattttaattatattaaatatttaaaatattttttgttttaataaataataatatatattatatctaaatttattttaaaaatatatgttaagaataaaacTGGATACGctgacacgtgatggtatttaagtatggaaaataattttttattttttattaagacatgaTTAAATACAGCAGACACGTATATCGTAAATGTTATATTTCAAAATGTGTTCGACACATGAATACAATACTCAACGAAGTATGCGTGCTTTATAGGTTTCTATATTCCTTTATTCTCGTCCTTTATCATTTATATCTTTACCATTTGGTTGTTATGTTTCGTTTTTGTGGATCATCTTTTGTGTTGTTTCTCCGACTCTAGCATCTGTTTGGCCCATGCAATAGAATTGGAATTGGCCCATCAATTCACCTTACATAGTCCTTAAGATTATGAAACAGACAGTCCAACCCAAAACGAAGATTTTCATAAACAGATTTATCCCATCAAACCAACTTGGGTTACTCTAGTCATTAATTTACTAGTCTACTTAATTAAGTACTAAAGGCTCTAAtctcattttttatatacaacaaattattaattaataacaaatccttaaataaatctttaatttatgacgaattaattattagtatgaTAAATTGAGAAATACCATAGGATAAGATTTCTACCTCCAACCAAAAAGACAATAAAATTAGTAGAACTTAAAAGTGAGTAAACTATTAAATAGTACTCGAAAGTTCATATTGCTAATAAAATAACCCCAAAAAATATTAACACGAATAAACtttcgaaaaatttaaaatataacaaaaaaataatattaaatatatatttaaaaaaggttttacaaattagtttttgatgcaattttttgtaacctttattaaaaaaaagttattttcatctttaaaatttggaaattttatgttaagtaaatttttttaaaatattttttattgtgaatcaccaaattttttttgaaaaaataaaaaaaatctaaaaatcaaattttattttaaaattttttatgcactttttaaatatttatttaaatattaccacaaaaatttaaatctacATGAATAAATTATctactaaaaacaaaaaaaaatttataacatttttaaatttgtatgaaattattttgtcaataacatattacaaaattttttttaacacttaATTTTTCAAGTAATGAATTGATAATTAACTCTTAAAAGATCTAGTCTCACATACTTGTACATTGATGAAAACTTGAAACTCACGCAAAGGCCTCTATCTATCACGGATTCATGGTATCACATATTTCATTCCTTAACTAACTATCTATGATGCACTAAACACTGACACAAACATGGGACACGACACGACACGGAACACGCGgatacataaattttaaaatcttataagatACGAAAACACGGCATATATATGGAATATagagtattttttagataaattataatgaatttttgatattttattgttgttaaaatataaaatattttttaactgtttttaatgtctttttttaactatataaaagtatttaaaatattttttgttttaataaataatatatattatttttaaactcatttcaacgatatatgttaagaataaggcTAGACACGAGGACACGTaatggtatttaggtgtgtccaagTGTGTCCgaagaagaatttttttattttttattaagacacggttGGACACGGCAGACACGCGTGTCGGACGAGTGTCGATGAGTGTCGTGTCCGAAATGTGTCTGATACGCGAACACGGTAACTCATCGAAGTGTCCATGCTTCATAGCTAACTATATAAACAAAGGAATGCAAGTATAACTTGATGGCTTATCAATGCTCTAAAAAAAGAGGTTGAATCCAAAGttgtattttaacttttttaccaaaattaatTGAATCTTAAATGCTGCAAGACTCAGGTAAAAAGACAGGATGTTTTTCGACGAAATGCTCTTGATTTTAGGAGGACTATAATGAGGAGGACGATCtactaaaaaaaagttttcagagatatTGGTTCGAATCCAATTCGTGAGAAAGGATGGGAAGGAAGAGAGTAAGCAAGTTTCCGGTCTCAAAAAAAGGGAATCTTTTATTACAATAGAAATAGAAGTGATATTGATTATTCAATAATCGAAGTCGATTTGctttaaaaaaagaagatatcAATGAACTTTTATGAAATGGTTTCACGAGATTCAGCCAATTGTTCACCCTTCTTATTGGATGGTCGtgatacttttaaaaaatcgaaATTCTTGATCAATGGAAGAATAATATCACCATATTTTTTCAATAAGATACCAAAGTGAATGATTGACTCATTCTATACTAAAAAGAATTGCAAGAAATCTTTTGAAATGTCTATTAAAATGATTATGGAGGagacattttaattttatcttataaaaacaaaataaaaaatagaacagAGAATAAAAATTTGCACCACCATAAATCTTTATTCATCCACTTAGTATAATATGGCATATATCAAGTCTTTATCACaacaattatataattttaaaaaattgcatACAttaattttctagaattttttataattctattAAGAAATACACAAGCTTCATACTAAATTTGTCATCATTAAGCTAACTTAGCTTAGATTTGGATACTAAATGTTCTCCTAATTTCGtaagaaaaatctttaatattgATGACACAAAACAGAAAATACATCAAAAGAATTTgacattcaataattttttttaagtaaatatttctttatttcttctcttaatggTTTTTATTAATGCCtcaaatatttgtattttaccatgaaaacaaagaaaaataaactaaaaaaataacatatttaatgaacaaaatgaagaagaagatgaatgtgacaaaaatactataaaaacaccaaatttaaatttcttacTCTTTATCTTCAACTCTTGACCGAATGTCTTTTTTATTTAGGTGGATTGCTTCCAAAATTTGAAACTGTCTTTTGGTACCATATATGAGCATAAAGGACTGTGTTGAACTTGCATTCTTCTTCCTGAATCAGAGTATTATAGCAGAAATAATGGAGGTGctaaaaagcaaagaaaaatattGCGATAGCAGAAGATCATGGATAGAAGTGCGTTGTCCttactatttctttttctttcttatgttATTAGCACTTTATCCTTAGTTGTGCTAACCAAATCAGTATCATTGATCTTTTCTTTGACTCaaaaaattgatctttttcctccatcaaattttaacaaagaagCTTAAAACTAACAAACTCACTTTCCCTTCTTGTTTTTGTGCTATACCCAAATGGCTGAAGTTTAATTTGACTAATATTCAGATTTCAGATAAATGCTTGATGTCCATGTCTATGTAATTACTGCAATATCCCTTTATTTTGTCCAAATATTGatttgctttatttttttcttggatTATGCATATATTTCATTAGAAAAGTGATAGGATGTCAGCAagttttgtaatttgtagtcaTCAATTACTCATTATTAGTGTTTTTAATTGTGTGAGATTTTATTCAATAGTGTGAGATTacttacttgtcttttattggTTAAGTgctcaaaattttaataaaaatactgttCCTAAACTTTCTCATTTCATTTTAAGCCGGCATAAACAACACTCGTCAAATATCACTTGGACTTTCAAACTCAAAGACTtataggtagcgtttgttttgaggtactgagacagagactTGAATGACactcagtatcatgtttgttggtttagagactggTATTAAATTTTCTGTctttgtctttaaaattttagtatttcagtacttccaaaaagtagggacacaggagactaaaattttaaaaaattgtgaccgaaattttaataacattttatacctaaaatactctcatttcaattaattaattatgattttaccctttgtgcaaattaaattagagcttaattcttgtttcaatttttgtttcccACTCTGTACCAAATAAGATACTGAGACTTATTTCAATCTCTATCTCTTagtctcagtctctcagtctcagttcTGTCTTTGTCTCTCCACCAAATGTTACTGTATAGTTATCATTATCAAACTAATATTATTGTTTCTCAAACTCAATATAACTGTTACATGTTCATCCTTCGAAATTGCAGTTAGGAACACATACCCGCAAATCTAAGTGTTTATTGGCAACGACATAGTACAGAGCTAAATAAATACTCATGCTGTCAAATTTGTGTAGCTAAGACCCGAATATGTTAGATTCACACAGGTCTCATATATTAAAATGTACAAACTCCGCCGAAGCCATCTAGATCTGGATCCCACAGAAACCAACCAATGCGAATGCAGAGGCATATCTAGCTATTTATGTTTGCATGTCACTTTCAGTATgttattcaaatttcaattgatATGCTTTTAATTTCTCTCTtatccaaaagaaaaaaggtTATAATTTCTCTTACGTATATTGTAGCATACTAGCATGTGAATGAAGGAATAATAAAGTTAGTCATCGTTAGTTGCATGAACCTTTTTTTAACCTTCCAAATATTCtcccttttatttttccttttatatattCCAAAGTCGAGTTTTATAGCTGAAAAACTACTTCAACCAATCACAGTTTGACTTTTATGTTCTCATTTTACTACTCTCATTTTATCACaaaaattagttgaaaaaatgatttttgttattttttttcttagtactattatttataaaattttgatttaaaaactaCAGGCATAAGCCTTTGATTTGTCGTCTTCGATTCATTCGCAATGGACACAAACTCAACTTTTCAAACCGCAGTcccaccaaaaaaaataaacgaaaaagattttcaaaccTGAGTCTTCATTCATCTAATACCAATATAAAACAGTAACAACAactgattaaattattattattataactagTAACTAATTGATGTTAATGGACAAGAAAGAACTTACAACTTACAACATCAAGCCATGTTTGGCTTCACGAGTGTCACTCTCTTACAATTCATactgattaaaatatttttattattttatttttggtgtaatATAGAATTCGACTCAATTTAAGAGTTTTTAATACGAAGTCCCCCATTCCCAAATTACCTACCCTATACAATACATTAGTTTAAAAAAGTTCTTGCGGATTAAAAAtggaatattaaaaattataaaaattaaaaaggcaTGTCCAAACACGTCACAAAATAAGAAGACCACGACATCTATCTGGGTCTACCTGCATTAGATCCAGCACCCGGATAATTGGGCCCACCACTCTTACCCATAACAGGACCACCACTACCTCCACCACTCACAGCCACTTGATGAAACGCACCAGAGCCGTACACGTGTCCCTGGTTCATCATCATCCCCATTGCGCCACCACTACCACCTCCTCCGTAATCGTATGCGGCGTTGACCCCAACCGCGTCCTTGTCACGCGCCGCAACGCTCTTCTCACCTTCCATTTCCCTGAACCTCTGAAGATAAATCTTGAGCGGCTCCACGTACTCCTCGAACCCTAGCGTCGTCATCGCCCAAAGCAAATCGTCGCCGTTGATCGTCTTCCGCTTCTCGCGCTGGCACTTGTCGGAGGCCTCGCCGGTGATGAAGCTGATGAACTCCGAAACACACTCCTGCACCGTCTCCTTCGCGTCCTTCGAGATCTTCGCGTTCGCCGGAAGCGCCTTCTTCATGATCCTGCTCACGTTCGCGATCGGTAGGAACCGGTCCTGTTCCCGCGGCGACAGCTCGCTGTTATTGTTCCCGGCGTTCTGCGCGCCTCCTGACTCGTTGTCCGAGTCCGCCATTAACCTAACTCACTACTTCTCAACTCGGTTTCGAATCGTTGAATCGCTCTGATTTGCTGGATTGGATTCGAAAGAAGAACCCTAGGAATCTGAAGCTGAAGCTCAGTGATTGGATTATTCAATGACCGAATTTTCTCGAATTTTTGAATGTGCGTTGACTTGAGAGTGAAGGAGAGGTTTTGACGAATTGCGGCTCAGTGAAGGTGAGGTGGAGGATGGTGACTTGGTGAGTCAgttggtggtggtggcggcGGCCGGGGGCGGCggagaaggaggagaaagagataGAGAGAGTGAGGGAGTTGGGAGTTGGGGAGTGGGGAGTGAAGGAAGGGGTTCGTTGAGTTGGTTGGTTAATAAGGGGGTTTATCTGGTGGACACGTGGAGCGTTCTGAACCGTTGTTAGTCGATAAGTGTAAGCTTACGCGGACGGATTTTTATCCGTTGGATTGGGTGAGGGACTGAGTGATCTTCACCGTTCATATGGTATCTGCCACTTGGTCTGACTTGGACTCTCTAATCACCCtctcctttttctttaaattcaatattatttatttgaacagatatagaaaattaacttttaattaatattaattaattttttgtcatAAGATTTctcttaatttaaattttttgaatatttaggattaaaatataaaatcttaaaagttaattgatattacaaaaaaaaaaccattaTCTCCTAATTCAATTCTATTTAAGCTAAGAGACCAATAGTTGTTTTCTTTGATTTGATTCTTTTCTGATAGGTAGAGAGTGCTGGGAGGTACATGCATGAATTAATCTTTCTCTGCTCATTTTTAATGGTTCATACTTGGTCAATGACcaattaacttttcttttcatcatatctcatacaaaaataaatatcttaggTGGAAACCCTTTTATTCTTAGTAGCTTCCTTCAATAAAATAATGATTACTTCGATCAACccttattttttttcctctatAGAAATTCatgtgcagtcgacttcacgtgaagttgatacttaAGATcaattagatgatttgactaattttattaactttttatctaacgactctcatatattaactttacgtgaagtcgaTTTTACCTAAATTTTCACATTATATAATTCGTCTATTTTTAGTCTAGGGTATTTTTCTAGAAGAATCATAAATTACAGCGTGGAGTTCAGCATATTGCTGTGACATCTCGCAATAAGACAACTCTAATTTACAAACAGATTTAGCCTAATCTCGTTATCTCAAAGCATAAGATCTTAcgatgaatattatatattcaAATGCAGCCAACTTAATGCATATAATTGCGTGGACAAAACTAAACCATGTATGCCCCAAAACAAGTATTAACTATTAACCATTATAACTTCTTTTGTAAGCCTGGGTTTTCATTTTGGAGCTTTAATTAAAGACatatgataaattaaaattctaaaattttaatatatttattatttatttaattattaaaataaaatatctgaAAAATTTGAGAGGGCATTTTGATTATGATTAGATGTGTCGGTGATACATGAGTTAGGAC comes from the Arachis duranensis cultivar V14167 chromosome 7, aradu.V14167.gnm2.J7QH, whole genome shotgun sequence genome and includes:
- the LOC107496114 gene encoding protein TIC 20-v, chloroplastic, which gives rise to MASSTFLLSSLTFSHNKKPLLHYSFLHSSTKNLNLLLPKGFIRKTNELRTLTVAKSNGSDSADAPDRLISALCYFYPFFDGVQYGKYVINQFYPVQAIVQPLFPAIRVFKSFPFNGFLVFLTLYFVVVRNQNFSRYVRFNTMQAIVLDVLLIFPDLLERTFNPRSGFGLDLMMSLDSTVFLFLLVSLIYGSSSCLLGQIPRLPIVADAADRQVL
- the LOC107496115 gene encoding nuclear transcription factor Y subunit B-3, with the translated sequence MADSDNESGGAQNAGNNNSELSPREQDRFLPIANVSRIMKKALPANAKISKDAKETVQECVSEFISFITGEASDKCQREKRKTINGDDLLWAMTTLGFEEYVEPLKIYLQRFREMEGEKSVAARDKDAVGVNAAYDYGGGGSGGAMGMMMNQGHVYGSGAFHQVAVSGGGSGGPVMGKSGGPNYPGAGSNAGRPR